From Toxorhynchites rutilus septentrionalis strain SRP chromosome 2, ASM2978413v1, whole genome shotgun sequence, a single genomic window includes:
- the LOC129766234 gene encoding uncharacterized protein LOC129766234 has translation MDRVIQFILNYDPERQQGEIPHRLERLEKIWDTFEIVQSEYEELDDSEDFSAVSEQIRVQMEEKYFEAKAALVSMLPLAAPVAPAYPAAAREAPGPNNVKLPTITLPEYDGDFNNWLTFHDTFRFMIHASTEISFVQKFHYLRASLKEEAASLIQSIAITTNNYTVAWDTLVQRYSNKALLRKKHIRALLKYPKISNQSVDALHKIVDDFQRHTKILEQLGEPVAHFSSILMELLEDKLDDASLAAWEEFIATENQPTFNKMIEFLQRRARILETISVNRPHHNQVKSANQSSISKRPSNSRVSSNAAAEVSSL, from the coding sequence ATGGATAGAGTGATCCAGTTTATCCTGAATTATGATCCCGAGAGACAGCAAGGCGAAATTCCTCATCGGCTGGAACGTCTTGAGAAGATTTGGGACACGTTTGAAATCGTTCAATCCGAATACGAAGAACTGGATGATAGTGAAGATTTTTCAGCGGTAAGTGAACAAATCAGAGTTCAgatggaagaaaaatatttcgaagCGAAGGCTGCTTTGGTTTCGATGCTGCCCCTTGCTGCTCCCGTCGCACCCGCATACCCCGCTGCGGCTCGTGAGGCACCTGGTCCTAATAACGTGAAGCTTCCCACCATCACACTTCCCGAGTATGACGGCGACTTCAACAATTGGTTGACGTTCCATGACACGTTCCGGTTCATGATCCATGCGTCCACGGAGATTTCATTCGTCCAAAAATTTCACTATTTGAGAGCGTCCTTGAAAGAAGAAGCTGCCAGCCTGATCCAGTCCATCGCGATTACTACTAATAACTACACCGTCGCTTGGGATACGTTAGTGCAGCGCTATTCAAACAAGGCCCTACTGCGTAAGAAGCACATCCGTGCTCTGTTGAAGTACCCGAAGATTTCCAACCAGTCCGTTGATGCCCTCCACAAAATTGTGGACGATTTCCAGCGTCACACCAAGATTTTAGAGCAACTTGGTGAGCCTGTCGCGCATTTCAGTTCAATACTGATGGAGCTATTAGAGGACAAACTAGATGACGCCTCTCTAGCTGCGTGGGAGGAGTTTATCGCCACCGAAAATCAACCCACTTTTAACAAGATGATTGAGTTCCTTCAAAGACGGGCCCGCATACTAGAGACGATATCGGTTAATCGTCCACACCACAACCAAGTGAAGTCAGCGAATCAATCCTCCATCTCGAAGCGTCCCAGTAATTCCCGTGTGAGTTCCAACGCAGCTGCAGAAGTTTCCAGCCtgtga
- the LOC129766235 gene encoding uncharacterized protein LOC129766235, whose translation MIGESKAIAMRRLSWLDKRLQKNEELKIQYHAFMNEYISLGHMVPVPDDDQATSIRCYLPHHPVIKQSSSTTKDRVVFDGSAKTSSGHSLNDALLVGPVVQDDILNIHLRFRMFMIALVADAEKMYRQVIMHPDDRSLQRILWPPGSSGSVKTYELRTVTYGLAPSSFLATRTLLQLAEDNGNDYPRAGNALKKNVYVDDFISGDDTIEGAILLHTELTEILQKGGFRLWKWCPISLPVLAGLPPELLGTESSVKFGPDETIKTLGISWEPEADVSKIETSIIIENQAPTKRNILSAIAQLFDPLGFISPVIVQAKILMQYLWLLALEWDTEVPPEIHQQWIRFAELW comes from the coding sequence ATGATTGGCGAATCGAAAGCCATAGCGATGCGGCGTCTTAGCTGGTTGGACAAGCGACTGCAGAAGAATGAAGAACTGAAGATTCAGTACCATGCGTTTATGAACGAGTATATTAGCCTGGGTCACATGGTTCCCGTTCCCGATGATGATCAAGCTACTTCTATCAGATGTTACCTTCCGCACCATCCCGTGAtaaaacaatcaagttcaacgACCAAGGATCGCGTCGTGTTCGATGGATCAGCGAAAACTAGCTCCGGGCACTCACTAAACGATGCGTTGTTAGTTGGGCCAGTCGTGCAGGACGACATTCTCAACATACATCTTCGTTTTCGCATGTTTATGATCGCCTTAGTGGCAGATGCGGAGAAAATGTACCGGCAGGTAATTATGCATCCTGATGACCGCTCCTTGCAAAGGATTTTGTGGCCACCTGGCAGTAGCGGATCTGTGAAGACTTATGAGTTACGCACTGTTACGTATGGTCTCGCACCATCTTCGTTCCTCGCTACGAGAACCCTGTTACAGTTAGCTGAAGATAATGGAAATGATTACCCGAGAGCAGGCAACGctctgaagaaaaatgtttACGTTGACGACTTCATCAGCGGTGACGACACAATCGAAGGAGCAATTCTATTGCATACAGAGTTAACGGAGATTTTGCAGAAAGGCGGATTCCGACTGTGGAAGTGGTGCCCGATTTCGCTTCCGGTTTTGGCTGGTCTTCCTCCTGAGCTCCTTGGAACTGAATCATCTGTTAAGTTCGGACCCGATGAAACCATCAAAACTCTCGGCATAAGTTGGGAACCTGAGGCAGACGTTTCCAAAATTGAAACATCAATCATCATCGAAAATCAGGCACCTACGAAGCGCAACATCCTGTCTGCAATTGCTCAATTATTCGACCCTCTCGGATTTATTTCTCCCGTCATTGTACAAGCAAAAATTCTTATGCAATATCTGTGGCTGCTAGCCCTGGAGTGGGATACGGAAGTTCCTCCAGAAATACATCAGCAGTGGATTCGATTCGCCGAGCTGTGGTAA